The Stigmatella erecta sequence TGTGTTTCCCCCGCCGGTCCTTCCTCCGGTCCGGTCACGCCATTGCAGCCCACCGTCAGTCCCACCGCAGTGGCACAGACGACCCACTTCGCCCCGCGCTTCCCTCTGCTCACGTTCGGTCCCCACCCTCGCGCGTGCCGTCACCCGCCGGGGTGCGCACGTGCGATGCCGCACTTGCATCCAGAGTGCCGGGGCGGAGACGGGGGGAAAGCCGCTGGGACGGGGACTGTGGGAGGAAAGCCAGTTCCTCCCAGGGGAAACCCGCGGACTGTGAATGCCCCAACGGGCCCGGTGTTGGGGAAAGACGTGGCTCAGTGTTGGATGCGCGTGCCCAGCAGGAGCAGGAAGCCGGCGATCCACCGCGGGTGGGCGGGCCAGGCCGGGGCGGTGACGAGGTTGCCATCCACCACGGCCTCGTCGGAGGCCACCTCGATATAGGAGCCGCGCGCCAGGGCCACCTCGGGGCCACAGGCGGGGTAGGCCGTGCAGCGCTTGCCCTCGAGCGCCCCCGCGGCGGCGAGGATCTGCAAGCCATGGCAGATGGCGGCGATGGGCTTGCGCGTCTCGGCGAAGTGGCGGACCACCTTGAGGACCTTGGGGTTGAGGCGCAGGTACTCCGGCGCCCGGCCTCCGGGCACCACCAGCCCGTCATAATGAGAGGCTTCGATTTCGGCGAACGTGGCGTTGAGGATGAAGTTGTGGCCGGGCTTCTCGCTGTACGTCTGCGCCCCGTCGAAGTCGTGAATCGCCGTGCGGACGAACTCGCCGGACTTCTTGTCCGGGCAGACGGCGTGGACCGTGTGCCCCACGGCCTGCAACGCCTGGAAAGGCACCATCACCTCGTAGTCCTCCACGTAGTCGCCCACCAGCATCAGCAGCTTCTTGCCCAACATGGTTCACTCCGGGTTGTGGTTCGTGTGTTGGGATAACATGCCGCGTGGCCCACCGTCTTCGGCGCTTGACGCAGGAAGTCAGGGCAAGTCCTTTCCGCGGGAGTGTTGAGTGATGAGCGAGCACCTGGAGAGGGACCTCGCGGCCGTGGTGCCGCCCGAGGGGCTTGTCATCGATCCGGACGTGCTCGATGCGCACCGCCACGACCAGGCGGCGTGGGCCCCTGCGGGACGGCCCCGCGTGCTGGTGCGCCCGGGGTCCACGGCCGAGGTGCAGGCGGTGCTCCGGGTGGCCACCGCCCACCGGGTGCCCGTGGTGGCCCGGGGCGCGGGCTCGGGGCTGTCCGGGGGCGCCAACGCCGTGGAAGGGTGCATCGTGCTGTCGCTTGCCCGGATGAACCGCATCCTGGAAATCGACCGGCGCGCCCTCCTGGCTGTCGTGCAGCCTGGCGTCATCAACGGCGCGCTCAAGGCGGCGGTGGCCGAGCAGGGGCTTTGGTACGCGCCGGACCCGGCGAGCTGGGAGTTCTCCACGCTGGGCGGCAACCTGGCCACCAACGCCGGGGGACTGTGCTGTGTGAAGTACGGGGTGACGGGGGATTCGGTGCTGGGGCTCGAGGTGGTGCTCGCGGATGGCTCGGTGGTGCGCACCGGGGGCCGCACGGTGAAGAACGTGGCGGGCTATGACTTGACCCGGCTGTTCGTCGGCTCCGAGGGCACGCTGGGCATCCTCACCGAGGCCACGCTGCGGCTGCGGCCCCGGCCGCCGAAGGCCACCACGCTGCTGGCCTCGTTCCCCTCGCTCACCGGAGCGGGCGTGGCGGTGACGGACATCATGGCGGGCCTGCGGCCCTCGCTGCTGGAGCTGATGGACCGGACCACGGTGCGCGCGGTGGAGGCCGCCCGGCCCATGGGGCTGGATGGGGAGGCGGCGGCGCTGCTGCTCGCCCGCTCCGACGCGGGCGGCGAGCAGGGCGTGGCGGAGTGCGCGCGGATGGCGGCCCTGTGCGAGGCGGCCGGAGCCTCCTTCGTGGCGCAGTCGGCGGACGAGGCCGAAGGGGAGCTGCTCCTGGGCGCGCGCCGCTTCGCGTTCCCCGCGCTGGAGAAGCTGGGCACCACGTTGCTGGATGACGTGGCGGTGCCGCTGTCGCGCATCGCGGAGCTGCTCGCGGCGGTGGAGCGCATCGCGGCCCAGCGCGGGGTGCTCATCGGCACGTTCGGGCACGCGGGCGACGGCAACATGCACCCCACGCTCGTGTTCGACCGGAACGACCCGGACGCGGTGGCCCGCGCCCAGGCGGCGTTCGAGGACATCCTCCAGGCGGTGGGCGCGCTGGGGGGCACCCTCACGGGGGAGCACGGGGTGGGGCTGCTCAAGCGCCCCTTCCTGGCCGCCCAGCTCGGCCCCGGGACGATGCGGCTTCACTACACGCTCAAGGCCGCGATGGACCCGCTGGGCCTGCTCAACCCCGGCAAGCTGCTCTGAGCAGGCCCCGGGCTCAGCCCTCGCCGGCGAGGGTCCGCAGGAGGCCGTCCCGCATCTGCTTGCGGATGGGGTACAGCCCCCGGTTGGGGAAGGCCCCGGCCTGGCGCGTGGCGGCGCCGATGGAGGGGTAGAACGGGTCTGCCTTCAGCGCCGGGGTGTCGTAGACCTCCAGCGCGGCGGGCATGAGGTAGCGCGGGACACGGCCGGCGGCGGGCGCATCCTCGCTCATGAGCAGCCAGGCGTAGGTGCTCGCCTGGCTCATGTACGCGGTGAACTGGAGGGCGGCCTGCTCGCAGGCGCCGGTGCAGTTCTTGCCGAGGAAGAAGGAGTCGGTGAACACGATGGGCTGGTTGCCCTGGCCCAGCGGCGCGAGCGAGATGCGCAGCGTGCCCGCCGTGGCCTCCTCGGGCCGCCGTTTCAGCACGGTGTGCAGCCGCTCGGAGTAGCCCAGCAGCGCGTCGGCCTGGCCATCCGCGAAGAGGTGCGTGGGCAGGTCGAAGTTCTCGCTGGCGTCGTAGGTGCCGTCGAGGCAGGGGTTGCCGCTGGCCGTCTCGCAGCCCTGGGCCAGGGCCTTCATGCCGGCGAGCACCGCTGGGTCATACTGGGTGGAGACGGCCGACTGGACGTTCCCGGCGCCGTAGGTGTCCGCCCACGCGTCGAAGTAGAGCGCGGGCAGGTTCCAGCTTCCCAGCCAGTTGCCCGTCAGGTTCATGGCCGGGGTCTGCAGCCCGTCGAGCGCCTGGACCAGCGCGTCCACCGCCGGGGCGCTGCTCACCGCCTCGCTGCGCGAGAGGAGGTAGTGCGCGCACAGCCAGTGCGGCACCCCGTAGAGCTGGCCCTGGTACGTGGAGGCCTCGAGGCTCGCGGGGTGCCACTGGGGGCCCTGTGGCAGCGCCGGCCAGGGGCGCACGGCGCCCGTCTCCACGATTTCGCCCAGCAGGGACGTGTCCGTCTCGACGACGTCGTAGGGGCAGTCGCCCTCGCCGCGCAGGGAGCGCGCGAGCTCGGCGGGCTCGTAGAGGTCGTCCTTGAAGCACGTGGGGTTGATGACCAGGTCCACGTCCGGGTGCAGCTGCTCGAACTCACTTTCGAGCCGCGCGCCGAGGGAGCGGAACTGATCTCCCGCCGCGTCGGGAATGTACGAGTAGAGCGGGACCCGGAGCACGGTCCGGGGCCCGGGTGTGGGCTCCGGCTCCGAGTCACCACAACCCAGGAGGGGGCACGTCACCGCGCTGATCAGCAACATCCATTGGGGAGAGGGCATGTCCGGTTTATAGCCGGATTCCGCGCGGTGCTCCCCTGGGGGTTAGAAGCGGTACTGCGCCTTGATGCCGCCCATGAGCCAGAAGTGGAACGCCTTCTCGTCGATATCCACCGACGCGGAGTCCTCACCGTCCGAGACGCTCAGGCTGGAGTACTGGCCCACCGTGAAGGTCGCGAAAGGACCCACCGCGAAGTGCTTGCTGAGCTTGAAGTCCACGCCGCCCTGGAGCGCCGCGAACTCGAAGCCACTGGCGGTGGTGCTGGCCTCAATGGTTTCGCCGCCGAACTCCGCGGAGGCGCTGAGGTTGAAGCGCTCGTAGCCAACGCCCAGGCCCACCCAGGGGTCCACCTTCGCGAACGGGGCGGTGTGGTAGGCCAGGTTGACGCCGAAGCGCATCACGCTGATGGAGCAGCTGGCGCCCTCCTCGCAATCCTCGGCGAGGAGCCCCGGGGCGTACTGGAACGAGCCGCCCAGGTAGAGGTGGGAGGTGAGGAAGTAACCCGCGTCGAGCTGCAGCGGGATGATGCCTGAAATCACATCGCTCAAGTTCGCGTCGGCCTCGCCCGTCGCCTTTCCGAGGGGCAGGCCATAGCCGGCCCGCAGGCCCAGGGAGAACCCGCGGCCGTCCTGACCGGAGGACTCCTCGCCGTCCTCGGCGTCTGCGTCGTCCTCGTCGTTCCGCGAGCGGTCATCGGAGTAGTCACTGTCGTCGGACTGGTCGCGCTTGATGTTTCCGTTGTTGCGCCAGTCCGCCATGGCGGCGGGGGCGATCAGGGAGAGGGTCAGCGCGGAGAGCTTCCAGAAGGGATGGAGGTTCATGATGTTCCGTCAGGGAAGGATGCAGCGGTGTGCTGCGGCGATGCGCTCCTTCAGACGGGGAACCTTCCGGGAGATTCAACGCGAACGCCCGGGAGTGGACGGTCGCGCGCACCAGTGGTGGGTAGCGGAAGCTCGCCGCGCTCACCGGTGAACGCCCTGGTGGCGTTCCACTTTTTCGTTCCTAGCTTGAATTCCGGCCTCATCACGAGGCGGCTTCGCAGGCGCGAAGTGGGGGGAGTATGGGCCGTCATCAAGAGCCGGAGCTGGAGTCCGCCGTGTCCGCGGATGTACACGATGCGCTCGGAGAGGATCTCGACGCCTATCTGGACCGTGAGCTGCTCCGTCCGCCCGCGCCGAAGCCCGCCTCCCGCGCCGTGATGGCCCCCCGGAAGCCCCGCAAGAGCCTCCAGGGCATGCTCGCGCTGGCGGCCGAGGAAGAGCGGTGGCTGTGCTCGGAGCCGGGGCCCGAGGGGCAGTCCGAGTCTCCCCCGCTGCTCCGCGAGGCCGCCCCCGGCAAGAAGCCTCCCGAGGTGAGCGAGACGCAGACCCCGCAGGTGCTGCTGCCGGAGCTGGCCTGGGGCTCCGAGCCCGCGCCCCTGTCCGAGGCGGAGAGCGCCTCCTTGCAGAAGCCCTGGCAGACGCTGGAGGACACCCTCCGGCCCCCGGCCCCGCGCCGGCGCCTCGGGCCCGTGCTGTGGGGGATGGGGGTCCTGGGGATGGGGGCCCTGGGGGTGGGGGCCGCCTGCGCGTTCTGGGCGATGCGCCCCGCGGTGCTCCGTTCTCAGGAAGTGAGCGAGGCGGCTGCGCCCACAGGCCCCGTCGCCGTGGTGGCGCAGGCTCCCGCGGAGCCCGAGCGGGTCCCGGAGCCGCCACGTCTCAAGCCACCCGTGCGGCAGACCGTGGCCGCCGCGGAGCCTGCCAGGGACCTTCCGAAGGCGCCCGGGCCCGCGGCGGTGAAGGCCGCGCCGCCAGCCGTGGCACCGGTGGCCAAGGCTCCGCCCACGCCCACCGCGCCAGAGCCCTCCAAGCTGGACTCGGCGGAGGAGCTGGACGCGGAGTTCGCCCAGAAGCTCAGCGTCGCGGACAAGCGCAGTGCCCCGGCGCCCGAGCGCAAGCGCGCCGCGCCCGGGTGGGGGCCGTCGAAGGTGGAGGAGGAGGACCTCGGCGATTCGAGCGATGTGTCCCACCGCGGCGAGCTGCCCGAGCGCCTGGAGCCCTCGGAGATTCAGAGCGTGGTGGTGGCCAACCAGCCCGCGATCGCCTCGTGCATCCGGCGCCACAAGGAGGCCACGGGCAGCGAGGGGGGCTCCTTCGTGCTGCGCTGGACCATCCTGGCCAGCGGCTCGACGGCGCAGGTGGGCATGGCCTCCGAGGAGATGCGGGGCACGCCCCTGGCCCGCTGCATCGAGGGGCTCGTGCGGGGCTGGAAGTTCCCGCGCCACCGCGTGCAGCAGGCGCCCATCCAGTTCCCCTTCCGTTTCTAGGCGCGGTTAGCCCCGCCGGGCGAGCTGGGCCGCCTTGAGCAGCGCTTCCACCATGGGCACGCGGTTCGCCTGGCCCTTGCCCGCGATGTCATACGCGGTGCCGTGGTCCGGCGAGGTGCGCGGCACGGGCAGCCCCAGCGTCACGTTCACCGTGCGCTCGAAGTCCAGCGCCTTGGCCGGGATGAGCCCCTGGTCGTGGTACATCGCCAGCACCGCGTCATAGGGGATGGCATCCGGCCGCGCGAAGAGCCCGTCCGCGGGCACGGGCCCGTGCGCATCCACCCGCGCCGCGCGCGCCCGGCGGATGGCGGGGGTGAGCACCTCCACCTCCTCGCGCCCCAGCAGGCCTCCCTCGCCGGCGTGCGGGTTGAGCCCCAGCACGGCGATCCGGGGCCTGCGCCCCACCACGGGCGTGAGCGAGCGCGACAGCAGCTTGAGCTGCGCGGTGAGCCTCTCCACCGTGAGCAGTTGGGAGAGTGCCGAGATCGGCACATGGTTGGTGGCCAGCGCCACGCGCACGCGCGGCCCGTCCATCATCATCATCACCTCCACGCCGAAGGCCTCCGCCAGCACCTCGGTGTGGCCCATGAAGGGGATGCCCGCGCGCGAAATCTGCTCCTTGGACACCGGCGCGGTGCACAGCGCGTCCACCTGGCCGTTTCGCGCCGCCTCGATGGCCGCGGTGACGTAGGCGTACTGGGCCCGGCCGCCCTCCCGCGTGGGCTGGCCCGGCACCCGGTCCTTCTCCGCAAGCTGCGTCACCACGCACACCGTGGGGCCCGTCACCCGGCCCAGCGTCTGGGGCGTGGCGCGCGCGTACCGGGCGAAGAGGGGGAAGCGCTCCAGCGTGGGCCCGTCGCCGAACACCACCGGCACCAGCGCCTGGCGCACCCGGGGCAGCGCCAGCGCCGCCGCCGTCACCTCCGGGCCAATGCCCGACACGTCCCCCAGGGAGATGCCCACCCGGGGACGGGGCGCTTCCTCCCGGCTCAGATCTTCACCTCGACGGAGGACTTCTGCCGCAGCTCCTGCACGTACTGGTCGATGTACTTCTCCGTCTTGTCCTGGCGCAGCTGCTGCTCCAGCTTGGCGCGCAGCTCCTCGTAGGGGGCCACGCCCACCGCGCGGCGCTCCTCCACCTT is a genomic window containing:
- a CDS encoding DJ-1/PfpI family protein, which gives rise to MLGKKLLMLVGDYVEDYEVMVPFQALQAVGHTVHAVCPDKKSGEFVRTAIHDFDGAQTYSEKPGHNFILNATFAEIEASHYDGLVVPGGRAPEYLRLNPKVLKVVRHFAETRKPIAAICHGLQILAAAGALEGKRCTAYPACGPEVALARGSYIEVASDEAVVDGNLVTAPAWPAHPRWIAGFLLLLGTRIQH
- a CDS encoding FAD-binding oxidoreductase, whose product is MSEHLERDLAAVVPPEGLVIDPDVLDAHRHDQAAWAPAGRPRVLVRPGSTAEVQAVLRVATAHRVPVVARGAGSGLSGGANAVEGCIVLSLARMNRILEIDRRALLAVVQPGVINGALKAAVAEQGLWYAPDPASWEFSTLGGNLATNAGGLCCVKYGVTGDSVLGLEVVLADGSVVRTGGRTVKNVAGYDLTRLFVGSEGTLGILTEATLRLRPRPPKATTLLASFPSLTGAGVAVTDIMAGLRPSLLELMDRTTVRAVEAARPMGLDGEAAALLLARSDAGGEQGVAECARMAALCEAAGASFVAQSADEAEGELLLGARRFAFPALEKLGTTLLDDVAVPLSRIAELLAAVERIAAQRGVLIGTFGHAGDGNMHPTLVFDRNDPDAVARAQAAFEDILQAVGALGGTLTGEHGVGLLKRPFLAAQLGPGTMRLHYTLKAAMDPLGLLNPGKLL
- a CDS encoding extracellular solute-binding protein — its product is MPSPQWMLLISAVTCPLLGCGDSEPEPTPGPRTVLRVPLYSYIPDAAGDQFRSLGARLESEFEQLHPDVDLVINPTCFKDDLYEPAELARSLRGEGDCPYDVVETDTSLLGEIVETGAVRPWPALPQGPQWHPASLEASTYQGQLYGVPHWLCAHYLLSRSEAVSSAPAVDALVQALDGLQTPAMNLTGNWLGSWNLPALYFDAWADTYGAGNVQSAVSTQYDPAVLAGMKALAQGCETASGNPCLDGTYDASENFDLPTHLFADGQADALLGYSERLHTVLKRRPEEATAGTLRISLAPLGQGNQPIVFTDSFFLGKNCTGACEQAALQFTAYMSQASTYAWLLMSEDAPAAGRVPRYLMPAALEVYDTPALKADPFYPSIGAATRQAGAFPNRGLYPIRKQMRDGLLRTLAGEG
- a CDS encoding autotransporter domain-containing protein, with product MNLHPFWKLSALTLSLIAPAAMADWRNNGNIKRDQSDDSDYSDDRSRNDEDDADAEDGEESSGQDGRGFSLGLRAGYGLPLGKATGEADANLSDVISGIIPLQLDAGYFLTSHLYLGGSFQYAPGLLAEDCEEGASCSISVMRFGVNLAYHTAPFAKVDPWVGLGVGYERFNLSASAEFGGETIEASTTASGFEFAALQGGVDFKLSKHFAVGPFATFTVGQYSSLSVSDGEDSASVDIDEKAFHFWLMGGIKAQYRF
- a CDS encoding AgmX/PglI C-terminal domain-containing protein, encoding MGRHQEPELESAVSADVHDALGEDLDAYLDRELLRPPAPKPASRAVMAPRKPRKSLQGMLALAAEEERWLCSEPGPEGQSESPPLLREAAPGKKPPEVSETQTPQVLLPELAWGSEPAPLSEAESASLQKPWQTLEDTLRPPAPRRRLGPVLWGMGVLGMGALGVGAACAFWAMRPAVLRSQEVSEAAAPTGPVAVVAQAPAEPERVPEPPRLKPPVRQTVAAAEPARDLPKAPGPAAVKAAPPAVAPVAKAPPTPTAPEPSKLDSAEELDAEFAQKLSVADKRSAPAPERKRAAPGWGPSKVEEEDLGDSSDVSHRGELPERLEPSEIQSVVVANQPAIASCIRRHKEATGSEGGSFVLRWTILASGSTAQVGMASEEMRGTPLARCIEGLVRGWKFPRHRVQQAPIQFPFRF
- the pdxA gene encoding 4-hydroxythreonine-4-phosphate dehydrogenase PdxA, giving the protein MGISLGDVSGIGPEVTAAALALPRVRQALVPVVFGDGPTLERFPLFARYARATPQTLGRVTGPTVCVVTQLAEKDRVPGQPTREGGRAQYAYVTAAIEAARNGQVDALCTAPVSKEQISRAGIPFMGHTEVLAEAFGVEVMMMMDGPRVRVALATNHVPISALSQLLTVERLTAQLKLLSRSLTPVVGRRPRIAVLGLNPHAGEGGLLGREEVEVLTPAIRRARAARVDAHGPVPADGLFARPDAIPYDAVLAMYHDQGLIPAKALDFERTVNVTLGLPVPRTSPDHGTAYDIAGKGQANRVPMVEALLKAAQLARRG